A region from the Acyrthosiphon pisum isolate AL4f chromosome A1, pea_aphid_22Mar2018_4r6ur, whole genome shotgun sequence genome encodes:
- the LOC100570643 gene encoding chromobox protein homolog 5-like: MSHRKSKKNTNCVTNHVQSGSQNSEPEKVIDAMLIYGNINYLIKWKDVDTVVILKSEVVINKWPQVVIRYFERITVFIK, translated from the exons ATGAGTCATAGAAAATCAAAGAAAAACACAAAT TGTGTCACCAACCATGTCCAATCTGGAAGCCAGAACTCCGAGCCAGAAAAAGTTATTGATGCCATGTTAATATATGGTAACATCAATTATTTGATAAAGTGGAAAGATGTAGACACGGTTGTAATTCTTAAATCGGAAGTTGTGATAAACAAGTGGCCTCAAGTAGTCATTCGGTATTTTGAACGTATCactgtgtttataaaataa